The Desulfomicrobium orale DSM 12838 genome includes a window with the following:
- a CDS encoding ACT domain-containing protein — protein MKVEQISVFLENRAGRLAEVTRTLAENNVNIRALSLADTSDFGILRLIVTDNEKAKEALKAKGFTVGRTNVVAAEVGDNPGGLHNILEMLAVGNVNVEYMYAFVTQSGHNAVLVFRFDQTDKAIEVLRSNGVRILSGEELYAL, from the coding sequence ATGAAAGTGGAACAGATTTCGGTCTTTCTGGAAAACCGGGCCGGCCGCCTGGCCGAAGTGACCAGGACTCTGGCTGAGAACAACGTGAATATCCGGGCTCTTTCCCTGGCCGACACTTCGGATTTCGGCATCCTGCGCCTCATCGTCACGGATAACGAAAAAGCCAAGGAGGCGCTGAAAGCCAAGGGATTCACTGTCGGCCGGACCAACGTGGTGGCCGCCGAAGTGGGCGACAATCCCGGCGGCCTGCACAACATTCTGGAGATGCTGGCCGTCGGCAACGTCAACGTGGAATACATGTACGCCTTTGTGACCCAGAGCGGGCACAACGCCGTGCTGGTCTTCCGCTTCGACCAGACGGACAAGGCCATCGAAGTGCTGCGCTCCAACGGCGTCCGCATTCTGTCCGGCGAAGAACTCTACGCCCTCTGA
- a CDS encoding TIGR03960 family B12-binding radical SAM protein, with protein MKRLLPLFSRPSHYLGTEINSVHKDPSVMRAHVALAFPDLYEVGMSYLGQKILYDIVNARENFYAERTFAPTEDVAAVLRAHGEPLATLESDTPLSATDAVLFSLTHELCYTNVLYMLDLGGIPLHAARRGTGDPFVIAGGGCTFNAEPLAPFLDAMVLGDGEEIVPEILELLALAKEGGWEREETLRRLEALPGVYVPAFFEEDGAGGLRPLDGWKDRPEKRIVPDMNGVAFPVRQVVPFGKPVHDRFSVEIARGCTRGCRFCQAGMIYRPVRERRVDVLGEIIAQGLAGTGSEELSFLSLSTGDFSTLEALFASSYARCRQEQVSISLPSLRVGSVSEDLMRLMSRIRHTGLTLAPEAGTQRLRDVINKGVTEEALLDHVSRAFSLGWQQVKLYFMIGLPTEETADLDGILDLCLKVAGCAGPKAKRLQVTAAVSPFVPKPHTPFQWEQQLSMAEVEERIAYLRSIFKPYRKLKLKWHHSHMTFLEGVFSRGDRRLSAAVEAAYSRGATFTSWSDQLRFDVWQEAFTEAGIDPAGYLQARDLDSPLPWDHLDSGVSAGFLRMELRRAMDGRITPDCRYSACRTCGVCNMDGRQSQLSRQGAASSIRPVLNRASRDQEEPAQTVPDSGVREDLQHREQRFRLWYSKTGQAAYLSQLELQRIFERAFRRAGLPLAFSGGFHPAPMLSFARALPVGVGSICEWMDFFVRSRLDASPLPERLNAELPPGMRAVRVEELPCQRRAPIAVRERYCLRFEQEADEHRFLERASVFLNSSVWMAAKRTKKGEPGEIDVRPLVLGVSPAAEGRNIDFDWTGLYVSPVFVLQSVDSEFSLLSASLTKAEQFFGSGEGR; from the coding sequence ATGAAAAGACTTCTCCCCCTATTTTCCCGGCCCAGTCACTATCTGGGCACGGAAATCAACAGCGTGCACAAGGACCCGTCCGTTATGCGCGCTCATGTGGCCCTGGCTTTTCCCGACCTGTACGAGGTGGGCATGTCGTATCTGGGGCAGAAGATCCTCTACGACATCGTCAATGCCCGCGAGAACTTTTACGCTGAGCGGACCTTCGCGCCCACCGAGGACGTGGCGGCCGTGCTGCGCGCCCATGGCGAGCCGCTGGCCACTCTGGAGAGCGATACGCCCCTGTCCGCCACGGATGCGGTACTGTTCAGCCTCACCCACGAACTGTGCTACACCAACGTGCTGTACATGCTCGATCTGGGCGGCATCCCCCTGCATGCGGCGCGGCGCGGCACGGGCGATCCTTTCGTCATTGCGGGGGGAGGCTGTACCTTCAACGCCGAGCCTCTGGCGCCTTTTCTGGATGCGATGGTTCTTGGGGACGGCGAGGAGATCGTGCCCGAGATACTGGAGCTTCTGGCCCTGGCCAAAGAAGGGGGCTGGGAGCGGGAAGAGACTTTGCGCCGTCTGGAAGCACTGCCCGGAGTGTATGTCCCCGCTTTTTTCGAGGAAGACGGCGCGGGCGGCCTGCGCCCTTTGGACGGGTGGAAGGATCGGCCGGAAAAACGTATCGTGCCGGACATGAATGGTGTTGCCTTTCCTGTCAGGCAGGTGGTGCCGTTCGGAAAACCCGTACATGACCGTTTTTCCGTGGAGATCGCCAGAGGATGCACCAGAGGATGCCGGTTCTGTCAGGCAGGCATGATCTACCGGCCGGTGCGTGAGAGGCGGGTGGATGTGCTGGGCGAGATCATTGCTCAGGGTCTGGCCGGGACGGGCAGCGAGGAACTGTCCTTTCTGTCTCTCAGCACGGGCGATTTCAGCACCCTGGAGGCTCTTTTCGCGTCCTCCTACGCGCGTTGCCGTCAGGAACAGGTGTCCATTTCCCTGCCGTCCCTGCGGGTGGGCTCGGTTTCGGAAGACCTGATGCGCCTCATGAGCCGCATCAGGCATACGGGTCTGACCCTGGCCCCGGAGGCGGGCACCCAGCGTCTGCGTGACGTCATCAACAAGGGCGTGACCGAGGAGGCGCTTCTCGACCACGTAAGCCGGGCTTTTTCCCTGGGATGGCAACAGGTCAAACTGTACTTCATGATCGGTCTGCCCACGGAAGAGACGGCTGATCTGGACGGTATTCTCGATCTCTGTCTGAAAGTGGCTGGTTGCGCCGGCCCCAAGGCCAAAAGATTGCAGGTCACGGCGGCGGTATCGCCCTTCGTGCCCAAGCCGCATACGCCCTTTCAGTGGGAGCAGCAGCTTTCCATGGCCGAAGTGGAGGAACGCATTGCGTATCTGCGCTCCATCTTCAAACCTTACCGCAAGCTCAAGCTGAAGTGGCATCACTCCCACATGACCTTTCTGGAGGGTGTTTTCTCCCGGGGGGACCGGAGGCTGTCCGCCGCCGTGGAAGCGGCCTACTCCAGAGGAGCGACCTTCACCAGCTGGTCGGACCAGCTGCGCTTCGATGTGTGGCAGGAAGCTTTCACCGAGGCGGGCATCGATCCGGCCGGGTATCTCCAAGCGCGGGATCTTGATAGCCCGTTGCCTTGGGATCATCTCGATTCCGGAGTCAGCGCCGGTTTTTTACGTATGGAGCTGCGCCGCGCCATGGACGGCCGCATTACGCCGGATTGCCGCTATTCTGCCTGCCGGACATGCGGGGTCTGCAATATGGACGGGCGGCAGTCGCAGCTGTCCCGCCAGGGGGCCGCAAGTTCCATTCGGCCGGTGCTGAACCGGGCTTCCCGGGATCAGGAAGAACCAGCCCAAACAGTGCCGGATTCTGGCGTCAGAGAGGACCTGCAGCATCGGGAGCAGCGTTTTCGGCTCTGGTACTCCAAGACCGGCCAGGCCGCATATCTGAGCCAACTGGAGTTGCAGCGCATTTTTGAACGGGCCTTTCGCCGGGCGGGGCTACCCTTGGCTTTTTCCGGGGGCTTTCATCCCGCCCCCATGCTGTCATTTGCCCGCGCTCTGCCTGTGGGCGTGGGCAGTATTTGCGAGTGGATGGATTTTTTCGTGCGTTCCCGGCTGGATGCATCGCCGCTGCCGGAGCGGCTGAACGCCGAGCTGCCGCCGGGCATGCGGGCCGTGCGCGTGGAGGAACTGCCCTGTCAGCGCCGTGCACCCATCGCCGTGCGGGAAAGATACTGTCTGCGTTTCGAGCAGGAAGCGGATGAACACCGGTTCCTGGAAAGGGCATCCGTTTTTCTGAATTCGTCCGTGTGGATGGCGGCCAAGCGGACCAAAAAAGGGGAGCCTGGGGAAATCGATGTGCGTCCTCTGGTGCTTGGTGTTTCTCCTGCGGCGGAAGGCCGGAACATTGATTTTGACTGGACCGGGCTTTACGTCAGTCCCGTTTTCGTGCTGCAAAGTGTGGATTCGGAATTCTCCCTGCTGTCAGCCAGCCTGACCAAGGCGGAACAGTTCTTTGGAAGCGGGGAGGGCAGATAG
- a CDS encoding class I SAM-dependent methyltransferase, giving the protein MDRTKGSAFNGFFSGKRYEVIVSLFGMGGMFYKNSVTGLGLAPGMKALDLGCGTGQLSFALAAISSADCEIFGVDLATDQVGYAKERQKAYSGSFHFSVTSMDEIDFPNETFDLVMTSMALHEAKPEVRRIAIRKACCMLKTGGKFLLVDWGKPRFGGWGALFYPFCRWGQKDRDNWNNTYRELCESHGLSCKEDKYMNSVIRKQIFMKEPRQDTSEEVMNSACLTF; this is encoded by the coding sequence ATGGACAGAACCAAAGGCAGTGCTTTCAATGGATTCTTCTCCGGAAAAAGATACGAGGTCATCGTTTCCTTGTTTGGCATGGGCGGGATGTTCTACAAAAACTCTGTAACCGGTCTAGGGCTTGCTCCCGGTATGAAGGCTCTGGATCTGGGGTGCGGGACGGGACAACTGAGCTTTGCCCTGGCTGCGATCTCGTCCGCCGATTGTGAAATCTTTGGCGTCGATCTGGCCACGGATCAAGTGGGCTATGCAAAGGAACGTCAGAAGGCATATTCTGGAAGTTTTCATTTCAGCGTGACCTCAATGGATGAAATCGACTTCCCGAATGAAACCTTTGACCTGGTGATGACTTCCATGGCCTTGCATGAGGCGAAACCGGAAGTACGTCGTATCGCCATCAGAAAGGCCTGCTGCATGCTGAAAACCGGAGGTAAATTTCTGCTCGTGGATTGGGGAAAACCCAGATTCGGCGGATGGGGGGCTCTTTTCTACCCCTTCTGTCGCTGGGGGCAGAAAGACAGGGACAACTGGAATAATACGTACAGAGAGTTGTGCGAGTCTCACGGATTATCATGCAAGGAAGACAAGTACATGAATTCGGTAATCCGCAAGCAAATTTTTATGAAAGAACCTCGCCAAGATACTTCAGAGGAAGTAATGAATTCTGCCTGCCTGACATTCTGA
- a CDS encoding phenylacetate--CoA ligase family protein, giving the protein MLYDIPSETMPREELEALQLRRLKSMLEKVYYNVPFYQNKFNGAGVRPENIRSLDDIRRLPFTEKQDLRDNYPYGLFAVPRDNVVRVHASSGTTGKATVVGYTQRDVNNWAELMARSLMCAGCRRSDIVHNAYGYGLFTGGLGMHYGVERLGATILPVSGGGTRRQVMLMNDFGSTVLCSTPSYALFLSESIREAGLDIADLKLHTGIFGAEPWSENMRAEIESKLQIKALDIYGLSEIMGPGVGIECSDAQDGLHVWEDHFLVEIIDPETGEPLPPGEPGELVVTTLAKEAQPLVRYRTRDMTRINEIPCKCGRTHRRIERIRGRSDDMLIIRGVNVFPQQIEAILLETQGITPHYQLILSREGSLDILEVKVEVDEKLFSDEIKYLQRIEGKIRKNIKEFLGVTAKVTLSEPRSIERSEGKARRIVDLRNV; this is encoded by the coding sequence ATGCTCTACGACATACCCAGCGAAACCATGCCCAGGGAAGAGCTGGAAGCGCTGCAACTGCGCCGCCTCAAATCCATGCTGGAGAAAGTCTATTACAACGTGCCGTTCTATCAGAACAAATTCAACGGCGCGGGCGTCCGGCCAGAAAACATCCGCTCCCTGGACGACATCAGGCGGCTGCCCTTTACCGAGAAGCAGGACCTGCGCGACAACTATCCTTACGGTCTGTTCGCCGTGCCCAGAGACAACGTGGTCCGGGTGCACGCCTCCTCCGGCACCACCGGCAAGGCCACGGTGGTAGGCTACACCCAGCGCGACGTGAACAACTGGGCCGAACTCATGGCCCGGTCCCTCATGTGCGCCGGCTGCCGGCGCAGTGACATCGTGCACAACGCCTACGGATACGGTCTCTTCACCGGGGGCCTCGGCATGCATTACGGCGTGGAGCGGCTGGGGGCGACCATCCTGCCCGTTTCCGGCGGCGGCACCAGACGTCAGGTCATGCTCATGAACGATTTCGGCTCCACGGTGCTGTGCAGCACGCCATCCTACGCCCTGTTTCTGAGCGAATCCATCCGCGAGGCGGGCCTCGACATCGCCGATCTCAAGCTGCACACGGGCATTTTCGGCGCGGAACCCTGGAGCGAGAACATGCGCGCCGAAATCGAGTCCAAGCTTCAGATCAAGGCTCTGGACATCTACGGGCTGTCCGAAATCATGGGGCCCGGCGTGGGCATCGAATGCAGCGACGCTCAGGACGGCCTGCATGTCTGGGAAGACCATTTTCTGGTGGAGATCATCGATCCGGAGACGGGCGAGCCGCTGCCTCCGGGCGAACCAGGAGAGCTGGTCGTCACCACCCTCGCCAAGGAGGCCCAGCCTCTGGTCCGCTACCGCACCCGCGACATGACCCGCATCAACGAAATACCCTGTAAATGCGGCCGCACCCACCGCCGCATAGAGCGCATCCGGGGCCGCAGCGACGACATGCTGATCATCCGGGGCGTCAATGTCTTCCCGCAGCAGATCGAGGCCATCCTGCTGGAAACCCAGGGCATCACCCCGCACTACCAGCTCATTCTGAGCCGGGAGGGCAGCCTCGACATTCTGGAAGTCAAGGTCGAAGTGGATGAAAAGCTCTTCTCCGACGAGATCAAATATTTACAGCGCATTGAAGGCAAGATACGAAAAAATATAAAGGAATTTCTGGGCGTCACCGCCAAGGTGACCCTGTCCGAACCCCGGAGCATCGAGCGCTCCGAAGGCAAAGCCAGGCGGATTGTCGATCTGCGCAATGTATAA
- a CDS encoding 30S ribosomal protein S1 — MSEDFAELFASYESDSQRKTALQAGDKVSGTVISIGQKSVFVDCGASVDGIVDREELQDESGGLTVTEGDRLELYVVGLADDSIRLSRALAGIGGLSMLEEAHANGVPVEGKVREQIKGGFHVEILKHRAFCPVSQIDARYVENPEDYVGQTLQFRITKLTEGGRNIVVSRRVLLEEEQLQARARFFEGIKDGDIVEGEVTRLAAFGAFVELAPGLDGLVHVSEISWSRIQSPDEVLSVGDRVRVKYLGAAEGKKPGETRISLSIRQAQDDPWKTAADRFKEGDKVTGKVVKLMDFGAFVEIAPGIEGLVHVSEMSYARRVHKPGDMVQAGDMVAAVIKQVDADKQRISLSMRDAEGDPWLAVPEKYRVGQTVQGTVEKRQQFGLFINLEPGVTGLLPQSVMARAENDVKYDKLGPGDTVVVSIESVNARERKISLGTGKKEDVADWKEYKPGSGDGFGSLGEALARAMKKK, encoded by the coding sequence ATGAGTGAAGATTTTGCCGAGCTGTTCGCGTCCTACGAATCCGACTCCCAACGTAAAACTGCTCTTCAGGCCGGAGACAAGGTGTCGGGGACGGTCATTTCCATCGGACAGAAATCCGTGTTCGTCGATTGCGGAGCCTCCGTGGACGGCATTGTGGATCGGGAAGAACTGCAGGACGAATCCGGCGGGCTGACCGTGACCGAGGGCGACCGCCTGGAGCTCTATGTGGTGGGCCTGGCCGACGACAGCATCCGTCTGTCCAGAGCGCTGGCCGGCATCGGCGGCCTGTCCATGCTGGAAGAAGCCCATGCCAACGGCGTGCCCGTGGAAGGCAAGGTCCGGGAGCAGATAAAGGGCGGGTTCCACGTGGAAATCCTGAAGCACCGCGCCTTCTGTCCCGTGTCCCAGATCGACGCCCGCTATGTGGAGAATCCTGAGGACTACGTGGGGCAGACCCTGCAGTTCCGCATCACCAAACTGACCGAGGGCGGGCGCAATATCGTGGTTTCCCGCCGCGTTCTTCTGGAAGAGGAACAGCTTCAGGCCCGGGCCAGATTTTTCGAGGGAATCAAGGACGGCGACATCGTCGAAGGCGAAGTCACCCGTCTGGCCGCTTTCGGCGCATTCGTGGAACTGGCGCCCGGCCTGGACGGTCTGGTGCATGTTTCCGAGATTTCCTGGAGCAGAATCCAGAGCCCCGACGAGGTCCTGAGCGTCGGCGACCGGGTGCGGGTAAAGTATCTGGGCGCGGCGGAAGGCAAGAAGCCCGGCGAAACCCGCATCTCCCTGTCCATCCGGCAGGCTCAGGACGATCCCTGGAAAACCGCCGCCGACCGTTTCAAGGAAGGTGACAAGGTCACGGGCAAGGTAGTTAAACTCATGGATTTCGGCGCGTTCGTGGAAATCGCGCCGGGCATCGAGGGACTGGTCCACGTCAGCGAGATGAGCTACGCCAGACGCGTGCACAAGCCCGGCGACATGGTGCAGGCCGGGGACATGGTGGCGGCCGTGATCAAGCAGGTGGACGCGGACAAGCAGCGTATTTCACTTAGCATGCGCGACGCCGAGGGCGATCCGTGGCTGGCCGTGCCCGAGAAATACCGGGTCGGGCAGACGGTGCAGGGTACGGTGGAGAAGCGGCAGCAGTTCGGGCTTTTCATCAATCTGGAGCCGGGCGTGACCGGCCTTCTGCCCCAGTCCGTCATGGCCAGGGCCGAGAACGACGTGAAGTACGACAAGCTCGGGCCGGGCGACACCGTGGTGGTCAGCATCGAGAGCGTGAACGCGCGCGAACGCAAAATCAGTCTGGGCACGGGCAAGAAAGAGGATGTCGCCGACTGGAAGGAATACAAGCCCGGAAGCGGCGATGGATTCGGCTCCCTGGGCGAGGCTCTGGCCCGGGCCATGAAAAAGAAGTGA
- a CDS encoding aminopeptidase gives MEYKAVNCWERYASGEDRAAMGRLAGDYLDFLSVCKTERETIAWVRERAEEHGFSEDPGASRIIMPFRSKAALLVRKGARPLGDGLRLIAAHVDTPHLDLKQHPLHEACEVGLMKTHYYGGIKKYQWLARPLALHGVVILKNGRTVPVCVGEDENDPVLTVLDLLPHLSRRQREETVDKAFPGEKLNVAVGHAPAETEEDGKVRRHVLEVLHAAYGFQEEDLFSAELQIVPAGRARFVGLDRALLGGYGQDDRLCVFAACRAFWEAPASEYTQALVLWDKEEIGSDGAAGARSRFLEYALADILEAGEPATRPRHVLSRTKAVSADVHAPLDPDYQDVHDKYNASLLGFGPVFSKFTGHGGKYGASEADAEYVAWFRALLSREDIPWQMAEIGKVDEGGGGTVARELAVYGMDVIDFGPGVLSMHSPFEVSSKADLYAAVLAYGAFYRS, from the coding sequence ATGGAATACAAGGCGGTGAACTGCTGGGAGCGCTATGCTTCCGGCGAGGACAGGGCGGCCATGGGCCGGCTGGCCGGGGACTATCTTGACTTTCTGAGCGTCTGCAAAACCGAGCGCGAAACCATCGCCTGGGTCCGGGAGCGAGCGGAGGAACATGGCTTTTCCGAAGACCCGGGCGCCTCGCGGATCATCATGCCGTTTCGCTCCAAGGCCGCCCTGCTGGTCAGAAAGGGAGCCCGGCCTCTGGGCGACGGACTGCGGCTCATCGCTGCCCATGTGGATACCCCGCACCTGGATCTGAAACAGCATCCGCTGCACGAGGCCTGCGAAGTGGGCCTGATGAAAACCCATTACTACGGCGGCATCAAGAAATACCAGTGGCTGGCCCGGCCGCTGGCCCTGCATGGCGTGGTCATCCTGAAGAACGGCCGGACCGTCCCGGTTTGCGTGGGAGAAGACGAAAACGATCCGGTGCTGACGGTGCTCGATCTGCTGCCTCATCTGTCCCGCAGGCAGCGTGAGGAAACCGTGGACAAGGCGTTTCCGGGCGAAAAGCTGAACGTGGCCGTGGGGCACGCCCCGGCGGAAACGGAAGAAGACGGGAAGGTCCGCCGCCATGTGCTGGAGGTTCTGCATGCGGCGTACGGCTTCCAGGAGGAAGACCTGTTCAGCGCCGAACTCCAGATTGTTCCCGCTGGCCGGGCCCGGTTCGTGGGACTGGACCGTGCCCTGCTCGGCGGATACGGTCAGGATGACCGTCTGTGCGTTTTCGCAGCCTGCCGGGCCTTCTGGGAGGCTCCGGCTTCGGAATACACTCAGGCTCTGGTGCTGTGGGACAAGGAAGAAATCGGCTCCGACGGAGCGGCCGGTGCCCGGTCCAGATTTCTGGAGTACGCTCTGGCCGATATTCTGGAGGCGGGCGAGCCCGCAACCCGGCCACGTCACGTCCTGAGCCGGACCAAGGCCGTATCCGCCGACGTGCACGCGCCCCTGGACCCGGATTATCAGGACGTGCACGACAAATACAATGCCTCGCTGCTGGGCTTCGGGCCGGTGTTCTCCAAATTCACGGGACATGGCGGCAAGTACGGTGCCAGCGAGGCCGACGCCGAATATGTGGCCTGGTTCCGCGCTCTTCTGTCGCGGGAGGATATTCCCTGGCAGATGGCCGAGATAGGCAAGGTGGACGAGGGCGGCGGAGGAACCGTGGCCAGGGAGCTGGCGGTGTACGGCATGGACGTCATCGATTTCGGGCCCGGCGTCCTGTCCATGCACAGTCCTTTCGAGGTCAGCTCCAAGGCCGACCTGTACGCCGCGGTTCTTGCCTACGGCGCGTTCTACCGAAGCTGA
- a CDS encoding helix-hairpin-helix domain-containing protein — protein MNPEKVTRSRLEKLTDLPNVGPATAADLRMLGITEPGQLKGRSPYDLYEELCGKTGVRHDPCVLDVFISITRFMDGGEPRPWWHYTDERKKCLGSGPDRDG, from the coding sequence ATGAATCCTGAAAAAGTGACCAGAAGCAGGCTCGAAAAGCTCACCGATCTGCCCAACGTCGGCCCGGCGACGGCGGCGGATCTGCGTATGCTGGGCATCACCGAACCGGGCCAGCTCAAAGGCCGGTCTCCGTACGATCTGTACGAGGAGCTCTGCGGGAAGACCGGGGTGAGACACGACCCGTGCGTGCTGGATGTTTTCATCTCCATTACGCGTTTCATGGATGGCGGGGAGCCGAGGCCCTGGTGGCATTACACGGATGAGCGGAAGAAATGCCTCGGGAGCGGTCCGGACCGCGACGGCTGA
- a CDS encoding MucR family transcriptional regulator produces MEEYVTKALEIVKAQASVRIMSEEELTSMVRALAREIQNIAEGGEPEAAKPLDQGDAKKAIREKSVTCMECGKSFRVLTKRHLATHDLTPEAYREKWGYKKGTSLVAKSLARERRKKMQDMQLWEKRKK; encoded by the coding sequence ATGGAAGAGTATGTAACAAAAGCTCTTGAAATCGTTAAAGCTCAAGCCAGTGTACGCATCATGAGCGAAGAGGAACTGACTTCAATGGTACGCGCTCTGGCCCGTGAAATCCAGAATATTGCGGAAGGCGGTGAGCCCGAGGCCGCCAAACCTCTGGATCAGGGAGACGCCAAAAAAGCCATCCGGGAAAAAAGCGTGACGTGTATGGAATGCGGCAAATCTTTCCGCGTTCTGACCAAGCGTCACCTTGCCACTCACGACCTGACGCCCGAAGCCTACCGGGAAAAATGGGGCTACAAGAAGGGTACGTCTCTGGTCGCCAAATCCCTGGCTCGCGAACGCCGCAAAAAAATGCAGGATATGCAGCTCTGGGAGAAACGGAAAAAGTAA
- the selB gene encoding selenocysteine-specific translation elongation factor — protein sequence MPVIMGTAGHIDHGKTSLVKALTGINCDRLAEEQKRGITIELGFAYLDLGGEERLGVIDVPGHERFVKNMVAGAAGIDFVLLVIAADEGVMPQTREHLEICSLLGIRTGLVALTKTDMVEEDWLELVREEVSAYLSGSFLDGAPVVPVSAHTGTGLDELRARILEVSRPFAPDRRSDLFRLPMDRIFTMKGHGTVVTGTSISGTLRVGEDVRVYPAGRDSRVRGLQVHGAATGAARAGERTAVNLHGLEVADLERGDVLAHPGTLFPAFVWDVELTCLASAPQALKHRTEVHFHHGSREILARLFFPDRDRLEPGQTAICQVRFSRPMPAVFGDRCIVRSFSPLMTVAGGRVINPLGRKIRRHSGDLERLAALGGMTGEELLLAQLLLSGRGGLTLAELRVMTDMDSKTLDKTLQTLGGRQRAFQFDRESSRFVSAEVLEVLNAECLEFLTGYHRREPMRQGISRAELASSFGRAMHPRLLHFLVERLVRAGRVVLEGDILRLPEHSVSLAADQSGLRALMEKTFLEAGLTPPTVKAFLEENGLVQKDAAPMFRLLQEEGVLVKVSEEFYYARVAMDGLIGKVRDFFAVNNELGPQDFRDLTGLSRKFAIPVLEYLDKEKITIRVGDKRQLRGR from the coding sequence ATGCCCGTCATCATGGGAACGGCCGGACATATCGACCACGGCAAGACCAGCCTGGTCAAGGCGCTGACCGGCATCAACTGCGACCGGCTGGCCGAGGAACAAAAGCGCGGCATCACCATCGAGCTCGGCTTCGCCTATCTGGATCTGGGCGGAGAGGAGCGCCTGGGCGTCATCGACGTGCCCGGCCACGAACGCTTCGTCAAAAACATGGTCGCCGGAGCGGCGGGCATCGATTTCGTGCTTCTGGTCATCGCGGCGGACGAGGGCGTCATGCCCCAGACCCGCGAGCATCTGGAAATCTGCTCCCTTCTGGGCATCAGGACCGGTCTCGTGGCCCTGACCAAGACGGACATGGTGGAAGAGGACTGGCTGGAACTGGTGCGCGAGGAAGTGTCCGCCTACCTGTCCGGCTCCTTTCTGGACGGCGCGCCCGTGGTGCCGGTTTCCGCGCATACCGGCACGGGCCTGGACGAACTGCGCGCCCGCATTCTGGAGGTTTCGCGGCCCTTTGCTCCGGACCGGCGTTCAGACCTTTTCCGCCTGCCCATGGACCGGATATTCACCATGAAGGGCCATGGCACCGTGGTCACGGGCACATCCATTTCCGGGACCCTGCGCGTGGGCGAGGATGTGCGTGTCTACCCCGCCGGACGGGATTCCAGAGTTCGCGGCCTGCAGGTGCATGGCGCGGCTACCGGCGCGGCCCGGGCCGGAGAGCGCACCGCCGTGAATCTGCACGGCCTGGAAGTGGCCGACCTGGAACGCGGAGACGTTCTGGCCCATCCGGGCACGCTCTTTCCGGCTTTTGTCTGGGACGTGGAACTGACCTGCCTGGCTTCCGCGCCTCAGGCCCTGAAGCACCGCACCGAAGTGCATTTCCATCACGGCTCCCGCGAGATTCTGGCCCGGCTGTTTTTCCCGGACCGGGACAGGCTCGAACCGGGGCAGACGGCCATATGCCAGGTCCGTTTTTCCCGGCCCATGCCGGCCGTGTTCGGCGACCGCTGCATCGTGCGCTCCTTTTCGCCGCTCATGACCGTGGCCGGGGGTCGGGTGATCAATCCTCTGGGGCGCAAGATCCGCCGGCACTCCGGGGATCTGGAACGGCTGGCGGCTCTGGGCGGCATGACCGGGGAGGAATTGCTGCTGGCACAGCTCCTGCTGTCCGGGCGCGGCGGGCTGACCCTGGCGGAATTGCGGGTCATGACGGACATGGACTCGAAAACCCTGGACAAAACCCTGCAGACTCTGGGGGGCAGGCAGCGGGCCTTTCAGTTCGACCGCGAGAGCAGCCGCTTCGTCAGTGCCGAGGTGCTTGAGGTCCTCAATGCAGAATGCCTGGAGTTCCTGACCGGATATCATCGCCGTGAGCCCATGCGGCAGGGCATTTCGCGGGCGGAGCTGGCCTCCAGCTTCGGACGGGCCATGCACCCGCGCCTGCTGCACTTTCTCGTGGAGCGGCTGGTCCGGGCCGGACGGGTCGTGCTGGAAGGAGACATCCTGCGCCTGCCGGAACATTCGGTGTCTCTGGCCGCGGACCAGTCGGGCCTGAGAGCACTGATGGAAAAAACCTTTCTTGAGGCCGGGCTGACTCCGCCGACGGTCAAGGCTTTTCTGGAAGAGAACGGTCTGGTGCAAAAGGACGCGGCTCCCATGTTCCGGCTTCTTCAGGAGGAGGGCGTACTGGTCAAGGTCAGCGAGGAATTCTACTATGCCCGCGTGGCCATGGACGGCCTGATCGGCAAGGTGAGAGATTTCTTCGCCGTCAACAATGAGCTGGGGCCGCAGGATTTCCGGGATCTGACGGGCCTGAGCCGCAAGTTCGCCATTCCGGTGCTGGAATATCTGGACAAGGAGAAAATCACCATCCGCGTGGGGGACAAGCGTCAGTTGCGCGGCCGGTGA